The Vigna unguiculata cultivar IT97K-499-35 chromosome 6, ASM411807v1, whole genome shotgun sequence genome contains a region encoding:
- the LOC114188277 gene encoding uncharacterized protein LOC114188277 isoform X1: MIKNQSKQLTWLTTPLSPLAKPFTLNRSTLQPCSNSLFSGYPFLELPKEGVFDGFGEDFSLPTYSPLGHGKQGEDSRKSLFVKGSDLADSTMSNEGNQAIHGLSPCLTESVGTGTAEDLLSNSKGTSLVDDESSIFPLFNCKVSSLKSLTTDMSSAKNTSLNQSSKNLIENDSDVDSPCWKGTMAFCQTPIENSGSIQTNNIEKATEKHNRLNPLAPQFFPRIAYVKEDFGSSNSGSPVATNFYSGEHMLKKTVMAESPVELNTGIELQPSSNTCEKEKAFNMINDPKNSYVDPALNLHCKVTQSSSKEDSTMSIGKIEAVVDADNFAEGTKDPRVCRSISEAFTTKSRSPISTMASSSSGVAVVTDLLKTFEGISKSLSKSPTPDVGTVVSAIHVLSELLVQKSMDGVGSNNEHGHDEIMIQKVINNLNDFSTKRCVQRIPTPESTPADNPFCHDRSLELPKGLEMTSIENLNDPNKLHPQSDYTKKKTVFKMFGQSGKSFLAPSGDKGNEIAQLQVIRRSLGKTLDFDKHMHPEALLFLNLWLDSEAERCFRKYETYHCLMEAGLDVNCTTVAELLS, translated from the exons atGATAAAGAATCAGAGCAAACAACTTACCTGGTTGACCACACCTTTGTCGCCACTGGCCAAGCCCTTCACTCTCAACCGTTCCACCCTCCAACCTTGTTCAAATTCCCTTTTTTCAGGGTACCCTTTTCTTGAATTGCCAAAAGAAGGTGTCTTTGATGGGTTTGGGGAGGATTTTTCCTTGCCCACTTACTCACCCTTGGGCCATGGGAAACAAGGGGAGGATTCTCGCAAAAGTTTGTTTGTCAAAGGAAGTGATCTTGCTGACTCTACCATGTCTAACGAAG GTAACCAAGCCATTCATGGGTTGAGTCCCTGCCTAACAGAATCTGTCGGTACTGGTACAGCAGAAGACCTTCTGTCAAATTCTAAAGGCACATCACTTGTGGACGATGAATCTAGCATTTTTCCTCTTTTTAATTGCAAGGTTTCCTCACTCAAATCATTAACAACAGATATGTCCTCTGCTAAAAATACTTCTCTGAATCAGTCttctaaaaatttaattgaaaatgacTCTGATGTGGATTCTCCTTGTTGGAAGGGAACCATGGCTTTTTGTCAAACTCCAATAGAAAATTCAGGATCTATACAAACTAATAATATAGAGAAAGCAACAGAAAAACATAACAGATTAAACCCTTTGGCTCCTCAGTTCTTTCCTCGTATTGCATATGTTAAGGAAGATTTTGGATCTTCCAACTCTGGTTCACCTGTAGCTACTAATTTCTACTCCGGAGAGCACATGCTCAAGAAAACTGTTATGGCTGAATCCCCTGTAGAACTGAATACGGGGATTGAGCTTCAGCCTTCTAGTAACACCTGTGAAAAGGAAAAGGCATTTAATATGATTAATGATCCAAAAAATAGCTATGTGGATCCTGCACTAAATTTGCATTGTAAGGTGACACAATCTTCCTCTAAAGAAGATTCCACAATGTCCATAGGAAAAATTGAAGCTGTTGTTGATGCTGATAATTTTGCAGAGGGAACTAAAGATCCCAGGGTTTGTAGGTCAATCAGTGAAGCTTTTACTACAAAGAGTCGTTCTCCAATTTCAACTATGGCATCATCGTCTTCTGGGGTTGCTGTTGTTACTGATCTTCTGAAAACATTTGAAGGTATTTCAAAGTCCTTAAGTAAATCTCCAACACCTGATGTTGGGACGGTGGTCAGTGCAATACATGTTCTTTCAGAATTGCTGGTGCAAAAATCCATGGATGGAGTAGGCTCAAATAATGAACATGGTCATGATGAGATTATGATCCAGaaagtaattaataatctaAATGATTTTAGTACAAAAAGATGTGTCCAAAGGATTCCAACCCCTGAGTCAACTCCTGCAGATAATCCATTTTGTCATGATAGGTCATTGGAGCTTCCCAAG ggACTTGAAATGACAAGTATAGAGAACCTTAATGATCCAAACAAACTTCATCCACAAAGTGATTATACGAAAAAGAAAACAGTTTTTAAAATGTTTGGTCAGAGTGGAAAGAGTTTTTTGGCACCTAGCGGTGATAAAGGCAATGAAATTGCTCAG CTTCAGGTCATTCGGAGAAGTCTAGGGAAAACACTGGATTTTGATAAACACATGCACCCAGAGGCTTTACTGTTTTTGAACTTATGGCTTGATTCTGAAGCAGAACGATGTTTTAGGAAATATGAAACCTATCATTGCCTTATGGAAGCTGGACTGGATGTAAATTGCACTACTGTTGCG GAATTATTGAGCTGA
- the LOC114186682 gene encoding receptor-like protein 51, whose amino-acid sequence MKPPPPPPPRALSPALIVVLLLLLLSTPIVTSVSLPDPPAPSPTSSPSSPSTSTTSTLDPKQAIALESLNIPTSRDPCAQPSFHNATICDSAKPFRHLISLRLANCSSYLSLSFTALKSLSTLRSLSLLNCPLSPVRLPPELAYSLTSFSSVNSFRHISGVWLSQLQNLTSLTVSGVQIKASGPFVILAHMTKLKTLTISGANLTGSLPGHLHSNLTFIDFSNNRLKGNIPPSITMLDSLELLNLSSNSLSGEIPSSIGDLISLTNLSLASNSFSGSIPDSISALPGILHMDLSSNQLNGTIPKFISQMKSLRYLNLANNNLRGVLPFNLTFIKRLEVFKVGGNTNLCYNHSVISSKMKLGISPCDKYGMPVTPPSKDSSADDSTDDDYDDGDAEGIRHKKEHHHGPNKFVLGVAIALSSIVFLIIFLILCSKCCR is encoded by the coding sequence ATGAAACCACCGCCACCGCCGCCGCCGCGAGCTCTTTCACCTGCTCTCATTGTCGTCCTCCTCCTTCTCCTGCTCTCCACCCCCATTGTCACATCTGTCTCTCTCCCTGACCCTCCAGCCCCATCCCCCACATCATCTCCATCATCACCTTCCACATCCACCACCTCCACCCTTGACCCAAAGCAAGCGATAGCCCTAGAATCCCTCAACATACCAACCTCAAGAGACCCCTGCGCCCAACCCTCCTTCCACAATGCCACCATCTGCGACTCCGCCAAACCCTTCCGCCACCTCATCTCCCTCCGCCTCGCCAACTGCTCCTCCTACCTCTCCCTCTCCTTCACCGCCCTCAAGTCCCTCTCCACCCTCCGCTCCCTCTCCCTCCTCAACTGCCCCCTCTCCCCCGTTCGTCTCCCCCCGGAACTCGCCTACTCCCTCACCTCCTTCTCCTCCGTCAACAGCTTCCGCCACATCTCCGGCGTCTGGCTCTCCCAGCTCCAGAACCTCACCTCCCTCACTGTCTCCGGCGTCCAAATCAAAGCCTCCGGCCCCTTCGTCATCCTCGCCCACATGACCAAGCTCAAAACCCTGACCATCTCCGGCGCCAACCTCACCGGATCCCTCCCCGGCCACCTCCACTCCAACCTCACTTTCATAGATTTCTCCAACAACCGCCTCAAAGGCAACATCCCCCCCTCCATCACCATGCTCGACTCCCTCGAACTTCTCAACCTCTCCTCCAACTCCCTCTCCGGCGAAATCCCTTCCTCCATCGGAGACCTAATTTCCCTCACAAACCTCTCCCTCGCTTCCAACTCCTTCTCAGGCTCCATCCCCGATTCCATTTCCGCCCTCCCCGGCATACTTCACATGGATCTGAGCTCCAACCAACTCAACGGAACCATTCCCAAGTTCATTTCCCAAATGAAGTCTCTCAGGTACTTGAATCTCGCCAACAACAACCTCCGCGGCGTTCTGCCCTTTAACCTCACTTTCATCAAGCGATTGGAGGTCTTCAAGGTTGGTGGCAACACTAACCTCTGCTACAACCACTCCGTCATTTCTTCTAAGATGAAGCTCGGTATCTCTCCCTGTGATAAGTACGGAATGCCGGTGACTCCGCCCTCTAAGGATTCGTCCGCAGATGATAGCACTGACGATGATTACGATGACGGTGATGCGGAGGGGATTAGGCACaagaaggagcaccatcatggTCCTAACAAGTTCGTTCTCGGTGTCGCCATTGCCCTCTCTTCCATAGTCTTtctcattattttcttaatcCTCTGCTCCAAATGCTGTCGTTAG
- the LOC114188277 gene encoding uncharacterized protein LOC114188277 isoform X4 — protein sequence MIKNQSKQLTWLTTPLSPLAKPFTLNRSTLQPCSNSLFSGYPFLELPKEGVFDGFGEDFSLPTYSPLGHGKQGEDSRKSLFVKGSDLADSTMSNEGNQAIHGLSPCLTESVGTGTAEDLLSNSKGTSLVDDESSIFPLFNCKVSSLKSLTTDMSSAKNTSLNQSSKNLIENDSDVDSPCWKGTMAFCQTPIENSGSIQTNNIEKATEKHNRLNPLAPQFFPRIAYVKEDFGSSNSGSPVATNFYSGEHMLKKTVMAESPVELNTGIELQPSSNTCEKEKAFNMINDPKNSYVDPALNLHCKVTQSSSKEDSTMSIGKIEAVVDADNFAEGTKDPRVCRSISEAFTTKSRSPISTMASSSSGVAVVTDLLKTFEGISKSLSKSPTPDVGTVVSAIHVLSELLVQKSMDGVGSNNEHGHDEIMIQKVINNLNDFSTKRCVQRIPTPESTPADNPFCHDRSLELPKELLS from the exons atGATAAAGAATCAGAGCAAACAACTTACCTGGTTGACCACACCTTTGTCGCCACTGGCCAAGCCCTTCACTCTCAACCGTTCCACCCTCCAACCTTGTTCAAATTCCCTTTTTTCAGGGTACCCTTTTCTTGAATTGCCAAAAGAAGGTGTCTTTGATGGGTTTGGGGAGGATTTTTCCTTGCCCACTTACTCACCCTTGGGCCATGGGAAACAAGGGGAGGATTCTCGCAAAAGTTTGTTTGTCAAAGGAAGTGATCTTGCTGACTCTACCATGTCTAACGAAG GTAACCAAGCCATTCATGGGTTGAGTCCCTGCCTAACAGAATCTGTCGGTACTGGTACAGCAGAAGACCTTCTGTCAAATTCTAAAGGCACATCACTTGTGGACGATGAATCTAGCATTTTTCCTCTTTTTAATTGCAAGGTTTCCTCACTCAAATCATTAACAACAGATATGTCCTCTGCTAAAAATACTTCTCTGAATCAGTCttctaaaaatttaattgaaaatgacTCTGATGTGGATTCTCCTTGTTGGAAGGGAACCATGGCTTTTTGTCAAACTCCAATAGAAAATTCAGGATCTATACAAACTAATAATATAGAGAAAGCAACAGAAAAACATAACAGATTAAACCCTTTGGCTCCTCAGTTCTTTCCTCGTATTGCATATGTTAAGGAAGATTTTGGATCTTCCAACTCTGGTTCACCTGTAGCTACTAATTTCTACTCCGGAGAGCACATGCTCAAGAAAACTGTTATGGCTGAATCCCCTGTAGAACTGAATACGGGGATTGAGCTTCAGCCTTCTAGTAACACCTGTGAAAAGGAAAAGGCATTTAATATGATTAATGATCCAAAAAATAGCTATGTGGATCCTGCACTAAATTTGCATTGTAAGGTGACACAATCTTCCTCTAAAGAAGATTCCACAATGTCCATAGGAAAAATTGAAGCTGTTGTTGATGCTGATAATTTTGCAGAGGGAACTAAAGATCCCAGGGTTTGTAGGTCAATCAGTGAAGCTTTTACTACAAAGAGTCGTTCTCCAATTTCAACTATGGCATCATCGTCTTCTGGGGTTGCTGTTGTTACTGATCTTCTGAAAACATTTGAAGGTATTTCAAAGTCCTTAAGTAAATCTCCAACACCTGATGTTGGGACGGTGGTCAGTGCAATACATGTTCTTTCAGAATTGCTGGTGCAAAAATCCATGGATGGAGTAGGCTCAAATAATGAACATGGTCATGATGAGATTATGATCCAGaaagtaattaataatctaAATGATTTTAGTACAAAAAGATGTGTCCAAAGGATTCCAACCCCTGAGTCAACTCCTGCAGATAATCCATTTTGTCATGATAGGTCATTGGAGCTTCCCAAG GAATTATTGAGCTGA
- the LOC114188277 gene encoding uncharacterized protein LOC114188277 isoform X3 yields MIKNQSKQLTWLTTPLSPLAKPFTLNRSTLQPCSNSLFSGYPFLELPKEGVFDGFGEDFSLPTYSPLGHGKQGEDSRKSLFVKGSDLADSTMSNEGNQAIHGLSPCLTESVGTGTAEDLLSNSKGTSLVDDESSIFPLFNCKVSSLKSLTTDMSSAKNTSLNQSSKNLIENDSDVDSPCWKGTMAFCQTPIENSGSIQTNNIEKATEKHNRLNPLAPQFFPRIAYVKEDFGSSNSGSPVATNFYSGEHMLKKTVMAESPVELNTGIELQPSSNTCEKEKAFNMINDPKNSYVDPALNLHCKVTQSSSKEDSTMSIGKIEAVVDADNFAEGTKDPRVCRSISEAFTTKSRSPISTMASSSSGVAVVTDLLKTFEGISKSLSKSPTPDVGTVVSAIHVLSELLVQKSMDGVGSNNEHGHDEIMIQKVINNLNDFSTKRCVQRIPTPESTPADNPFCHDRSLELPKGLEMTSIENLNDPNKLHPQSDYTKKKTVFKMFGQSGKSFLAPSGDKGNEIAQVIRRSLGKTLDFDKHMHPEALLFLNLWLDSEAERCFRKYETYHCLMEAGLDVNCTTVAELLS; encoded by the exons atGATAAAGAATCAGAGCAAACAACTTACCTGGTTGACCACACCTTTGTCGCCACTGGCCAAGCCCTTCACTCTCAACCGTTCCACCCTCCAACCTTGTTCAAATTCCCTTTTTTCAGGGTACCCTTTTCTTGAATTGCCAAAAGAAGGTGTCTTTGATGGGTTTGGGGAGGATTTTTCCTTGCCCACTTACTCACCCTTGGGCCATGGGAAACAAGGGGAGGATTCTCGCAAAAGTTTGTTTGTCAAAGGAAGTGATCTTGCTGACTCTACCATGTCTAACGAAG GTAACCAAGCCATTCATGGGTTGAGTCCCTGCCTAACAGAATCTGTCGGTACTGGTACAGCAGAAGACCTTCTGTCAAATTCTAAAGGCACATCACTTGTGGACGATGAATCTAGCATTTTTCCTCTTTTTAATTGCAAGGTTTCCTCACTCAAATCATTAACAACAGATATGTCCTCTGCTAAAAATACTTCTCTGAATCAGTCttctaaaaatttaattgaaaatgacTCTGATGTGGATTCTCCTTGTTGGAAGGGAACCATGGCTTTTTGTCAAACTCCAATAGAAAATTCAGGATCTATACAAACTAATAATATAGAGAAAGCAACAGAAAAACATAACAGATTAAACCCTTTGGCTCCTCAGTTCTTTCCTCGTATTGCATATGTTAAGGAAGATTTTGGATCTTCCAACTCTGGTTCACCTGTAGCTACTAATTTCTACTCCGGAGAGCACATGCTCAAGAAAACTGTTATGGCTGAATCCCCTGTAGAACTGAATACGGGGATTGAGCTTCAGCCTTCTAGTAACACCTGTGAAAAGGAAAAGGCATTTAATATGATTAATGATCCAAAAAATAGCTATGTGGATCCTGCACTAAATTTGCATTGTAAGGTGACACAATCTTCCTCTAAAGAAGATTCCACAATGTCCATAGGAAAAATTGAAGCTGTTGTTGATGCTGATAATTTTGCAGAGGGAACTAAAGATCCCAGGGTTTGTAGGTCAATCAGTGAAGCTTTTACTACAAAGAGTCGTTCTCCAATTTCAACTATGGCATCATCGTCTTCTGGGGTTGCTGTTGTTACTGATCTTCTGAAAACATTTGAAGGTATTTCAAAGTCCTTAAGTAAATCTCCAACACCTGATGTTGGGACGGTGGTCAGTGCAATACATGTTCTTTCAGAATTGCTGGTGCAAAAATCCATGGATGGAGTAGGCTCAAATAATGAACATGGTCATGATGAGATTATGATCCAGaaagtaattaataatctaAATGATTTTAGTACAAAAAGATGTGTCCAAAGGATTCCAACCCCTGAGTCAACTCCTGCAGATAATCCATTTTGTCATGATAGGTCATTGGAGCTTCCCAAG ggACTTGAAATGACAAGTATAGAGAACCTTAATGATCCAAACAAACTTCATCCACAAAGTGATTATACGAAAAAGAAAACAGTTTTTAAAATGTTTGGTCAGAGTGGAAAGAGTTTTTTGGCACCTAGCGGTGATAAAGGCAATGAAATTGCTCAG GTCATTCGGAGAAGTCTAGGGAAAACACTGGATTTTGATAAACACATGCACCCAGAGGCTTTACTGTTTTTGAACTTATGGCTTGATTCTGAAGCAGAACGATGTTTTAGGAAATATGAAACCTATCATTGCCTTATGGAAGCTGGACTGGATGTAAATTGCACTACTGTTGCG GAATTATTGAGCTGA
- the LOC114188758 gene encoding uncharacterized protein LOC114188758, translating into MFSTLTHTSVVKPAMPSESAQSPPAQGDKHKSLDTEIRKMVSAITHRVTDLNNSGSTHHLEKEDENDTRIVTLAGTNDGATLRSELDEKSGKSSVGESEALTTFINSNFQAVNNSIMYGGSYHANDPGVHFDISDFMDRPQPLQSHHHKVEKPAEKKGKKKDKEASKSDHQSRF; encoded by the coding sequence atgttttcaaCTCTCACACACACTTCTGTTGTTAAGCCAGCCATGCCTTCAGAATCAGCCCAATCTCCTCCTGCTCAAGGCGACAAACACAAAAGTTTGGACACTGAGATCAGAAAAATGGTGTCTGCAATCACTCATCGTGTCACTGATCTTAACAACTCAGGCTCCACCCACCATTTGGAGAAGGAGGATGAAAATGACACCAGGATCGTTACCCTTGCAGGAACCAACGATGGAGCAACACTGCGAAGTGAATTGGATGAAAAATCAGGCAAAAGTAGTGTTGGTGAGTCTGAAGCATTGACCACCTTTATCAACAGCAACTTCCAAGCCGTCAACAACTCCATCATGTATGGCGGTAGCTACCATGCCAATGACCCTGGTGTGCATTTCGATATCTCAGATTTCATGGATCGACCTCAACCTCTTCAAAGCCACCACCACAAGGTTGAGAAGCCTGCTGAGAAGAAGggaaagaagaaagataaagaagcTTCCAAAAGTGACCATCAATCTCGCTTTTAA
- the LOC114188277 gene encoding uncharacterized protein LOC114188277 isoform X2: MIKNQSKQLTWLTTPLSPLAKPFTLNRSTLQPCSNSLFSGYPFLELPKEGVFDGFGEDFSLPTYSPLGHGKQGEDSRKSLFVKGSDLADSTMSNEGNQAIHGLSPCLTESVGTGTAEDLLSNSKGTSLVDDESSIFPLFNCKVSSLKSLTTDMSSAKNTSLNQSSKNLIENDSDVDSPCWKGTMAFCQTPIENSGSIQTNNIEKATEKHNRLNPLAPQFFPRIAYVKEDFGSSNSGSPVATNFYSGEHMLKKTVMAESPVELNTGIELQPSSNTCEKEKAFNMINDPKNSYVDPALNLHCKVTQSSSKEDSTMSIGKIEAVVDADNFAEGTKDPRVCRSISEAFTTKSRSPISTMASSSSGVAVVTDLLKTFEGISKSLSKSPTPDVGTVVSAIHVLSELLVQKSMDGVGSNNEHGHDEIMIQKVINNLNDFSTKRCVQRIPTPESTPADNPFCHDRSLELPKGLEMTSIENLNDPNKLHPQSDYTKKKTVFKMFGQSGKSFLAPSGDKGNEIAQLQVIRRSLGKTLDFDKHMHPEALLFLNLWLDSEAERCFRKYETYHCLMEAGLDVNCTTVANPL, from the exons atGATAAAGAATCAGAGCAAACAACTTACCTGGTTGACCACACCTTTGTCGCCACTGGCCAAGCCCTTCACTCTCAACCGTTCCACCCTCCAACCTTGTTCAAATTCCCTTTTTTCAGGGTACCCTTTTCTTGAATTGCCAAAAGAAGGTGTCTTTGATGGGTTTGGGGAGGATTTTTCCTTGCCCACTTACTCACCCTTGGGCCATGGGAAACAAGGGGAGGATTCTCGCAAAAGTTTGTTTGTCAAAGGAAGTGATCTTGCTGACTCTACCATGTCTAACGAAG GTAACCAAGCCATTCATGGGTTGAGTCCCTGCCTAACAGAATCTGTCGGTACTGGTACAGCAGAAGACCTTCTGTCAAATTCTAAAGGCACATCACTTGTGGACGATGAATCTAGCATTTTTCCTCTTTTTAATTGCAAGGTTTCCTCACTCAAATCATTAACAACAGATATGTCCTCTGCTAAAAATACTTCTCTGAATCAGTCttctaaaaatttaattgaaaatgacTCTGATGTGGATTCTCCTTGTTGGAAGGGAACCATGGCTTTTTGTCAAACTCCAATAGAAAATTCAGGATCTATACAAACTAATAATATAGAGAAAGCAACAGAAAAACATAACAGATTAAACCCTTTGGCTCCTCAGTTCTTTCCTCGTATTGCATATGTTAAGGAAGATTTTGGATCTTCCAACTCTGGTTCACCTGTAGCTACTAATTTCTACTCCGGAGAGCACATGCTCAAGAAAACTGTTATGGCTGAATCCCCTGTAGAACTGAATACGGGGATTGAGCTTCAGCCTTCTAGTAACACCTGTGAAAAGGAAAAGGCATTTAATATGATTAATGATCCAAAAAATAGCTATGTGGATCCTGCACTAAATTTGCATTGTAAGGTGACACAATCTTCCTCTAAAGAAGATTCCACAATGTCCATAGGAAAAATTGAAGCTGTTGTTGATGCTGATAATTTTGCAGAGGGAACTAAAGATCCCAGGGTTTGTAGGTCAATCAGTGAAGCTTTTACTACAAAGAGTCGTTCTCCAATTTCAACTATGGCATCATCGTCTTCTGGGGTTGCTGTTGTTACTGATCTTCTGAAAACATTTGAAGGTATTTCAAAGTCCTTAAGTAAATCTCCAACACCTGATGTTGGGACGGTGGTCAGTGCAATACATGTTCTTTCAGAATTGCTGGTGCAAAAATCCATGGATGGAGTAGGCTCAAATAATGAACATGGTCATGATGAGATTATGATCCAGaaagtaattaataatctaAATGATTTTAGTACAAAAAGATGTGTCCAAAGGATTCCAACCCCTGAGTCAACTCCTGCAGATAATCCATTTTGTCATGATAGGTCATTGGAGCTTCCCAAG ggACTTGAAATGACAAGTATAGAGAACCTTAATGATCCAAACAAACTTCATCCACAAAGTGATTATACGAAAAAGAAAACAGTTTTTAAAATGTTTGGTCAGAGTGGAAAGAGTTTTTTGGCACCTAGCGGTGATAAAGGCAATGAAATTGCTCAG CTTCAGGTCATTCGGAGAAGTCTAGGGAAAACACTGGATTTTGATAAACACATGCACCCAGAGGCTTTACTGTTTTTGAACTTATGGCTTGATTCTGAAGCAGAACGATGTTTTAGGAAATATGAAACCTATCATTGCCTTATGGAAGCTGGACTGGATGTAAATTGCACTACTGTTGCG AATCCCCTTTAA
- the LOC114188769 gene encoding uncharacterized protein LOC114188769, with the protein MILVSIVAEVLEEYTALLARVVEQVFRSAPIPRRVRFLILRTLPFVSSHPRTIPPPPTPSH; encoded by the coding sequence ATGATACTGGTGTCGATCGTGGCGGAGGTGCTGGAGGAGTACACGGCGTTGCTGGCGAGAGTGGTGGAGCAGGTGTTCCGTTCCGCCCCTATCCCTCGACGGGTTCGTTTTCTCATCCTCCGCACCCTTCCCTTCGTTTCTTCTCACCCTAGGACCATTCCACCCCCTCCCACCCCTTCCCATTAG